CGCGCGTCGCCGGAGGCGGATGGACGGTCGAGGAGACCATCCAGTCCGGCAGGGGCCTGACCGGACTGGTTGAACACCAGGTCACACATTGGGTGTCCGGGCACCACGGGGATACCCTCGTCCGCGCCGACGAACATGCGCGCCACCCCAGGCCGGACGGCCGGATATCGCTCGCCGACAGCGAGATCCAGCACCTTCACTGCCGCGCTCGTCGTCCGGCACGTCCATGGTGCGGTCGTCCAGCTCACGTGGTCCGACGGACGGCGCCGACACCAGGCCCGATCCGAAGTCAAGCACTACGAGCGACAAGCCGCCCAGACATGAAGATCACGATCTACAGCTGGACCACTAGGAAACCGTCTTGCGCACCTCGTCCAGCGACACCGGCCGGTGCTCCGCCACCGAGAGCGTCGCCGCCTCGGCGATCCAGCTGGCCTCCAGGGCGTCGGCGACCGTGCAGGGGGAGGTGCGGGTGCCGGCGACGACCTCGGTGAACGCGGCGAGTTCGGCGCGGTAGGCGGGCGCGAAGCGGTCCATGAAGAAGGTGTGCGGGACGCCCGAGGGGAAGGTGACACCGGGCTCGGCGGAGCGCAGCGGGAGCTGGGTGTCGAGGCCGGCGGCAATGCTGTCCTTCATGCCGTGCACCTCCAGACGGACGTCGTAACCCCGGGCGTTGTGGCGGGTGTTGGAGATGACGCCGATGGTGCCGTCGTCGAAGGTGAGCAGCGCGGACGCCGTGTCGACGTCACCCGCCTCCTTGATGTACTCCGCGCCCTTGTTGCCGCCCGTCGCGTACACCTCGACGACCTCGCGGCCCGTCACCCAGCGCACCACGTCGAAGTCGTGCACCGCGCAGTCCCGGAAGATACCGCCCGACACCGCGACGTAGGCCGCCGGCGGCGGGGCCGGGTCGAGGGTGGTGGACCGTACGGTGTGCAGCGTGCCCAGCTCACCGCTTAGGACGGCCTC
The sequence above is drawn from the Streptomyces griseiscabiei genome and encodes:
- a CDS encoding Gfo/Idh/MocA family protein, translated to MRIGILGLGRIGAFHAETLAGLDVVEQLVVSDPLAAAAQTAGEKFGAVVADSPEAVFTAGIDGVVITAATDAHPGLILAAVEAGVPVFCEKPVAKTVEESLTVLRAVRDSGIEAQIGFNRRFDAGCVTAREAVLSGELGTLHTVRSTTLDPAPPPAAYVAVSGGIFRDCAVHDFDVVRWVTGREVVEVYATGGNKGAEYIKEAGDVDTASALLTFDDGTIGVISNTRHNARGYDVRLEVHGMKDSIAAGLDTQLPLRSAEPGVTFPSGVPHTFFMDRFAPAYRAELAAFTEVVAGTRTSPCTVADALEASWIAEAATLSVAEHRPVSLDEVRKTVS